Genomic window (Chloroflexaceae bacterium):
GCGGCCTGCCCTCATACATCTGACAGCTGGTTGGACGAGGTGGGGACGCCAAGTTTCCCTGCACTGGCATGGACAGTAGGCGCAACCCTCCAGGTTGCGCCTCGGGTCCGGAAGAGCCAGGCCCTCCCAGGCCCATTCACTTCTTCGTGGTCAGATTCCCCAGGATGCCGCGCACCAGCGACTGCCCGCTGCGGCTGGTGAGGAACTTGAAGGCCCCTCTGGCCATCTGCTCGAGCTGGCGCTGCTGTTCGCGCTGCTGCCGCTCCAGTTCGCGCTGCTGCCGCTCGGCCTCCTTTGCCGCCTCCCTGGCGGCCCGCTCGGCCTCTTTCGCTTCTTTCTCCGCCAGTTTCCGCGCCTCCTCGGCTTCCTTTTCCGCCTGCTTGCGGGCCGCCTCGGCCTCCGCTGCCGCAGCCGCCTGCTCCGCGCGGGCCTTCAGGTTCTCGTAGGCCGACTCGCGATCCACCGCTGTGTCGTAGGCCCCCGCCACCAGGCTGGTCCGCATCAGCGCCTGGCGCTGCTCGGGCGTGATCGGCCCGATCTGGCTCCGCGGCGGGACCACCATGGCCCGCTGCACCACCTCAGGCTGGCCCTTTTCATTCAGGAACGAGATCAGCGCCTCGCCCACCCCCAGTTCGGTGAGGACAGTCTCAAGGTCCAGATCGGGGTTCTGGCGGAAGCTGCGGGCGGTAGCCTTGATCACCTTCTGGTCGTTCGGGGTGAAGGCGCGCAGGGCGTGCTGCACCTTGTTGCCCAGTTGCCCGAGCACCGACTCGGGGATGTCGCCGGGGCTCTGGGTGACGAAGTAGATCCCCACGCCCTTCGAGCGCACCAGGCGCACCACCTGTTCGATCTTCTCGCGCAGGGCCGCGGGCGCGTCGTTGAAGAGCAGGTGAGCCTCATCGAAGAAGAAGACCAGTTTCGGCTTTTCGGGATCGCCCACCTCGGGGAGTTGCTCGAACAGCTCCGAGAGCAGCCAGAGCAGGAAGGTGGCGTAGAGTCGCGGGGCATGGATGAGTTTGTCGGCGGCCAGGATGTTGACCACCCCGCGCCCCTGGGCGTCGGTCTGCAACAGGTCATCGAGGCTCACTGCCGGCTCGCCGAAGAACGCCGCCGCGCCCTGCTCCTCCAGCGCCAGCAGATTGCGCTGGATGGCCCCCACACTCGCCGCCGAGATGTTGCCATAGGTGGTGGTAAACTCGCGGGCGTTCTCGCCGACGAACTGGGCCATGGCCCGCAGGTCCTTCAGATCGAGGAGCAGCATGCCATGGTCGTCGGCGATGCGGAAGAGCAGGGTAAGCACCCCGGCCTGGGTCTCGTTCAGGTTGAGCAGGCGACCAAGCAGCAACGGACCCATTTCCGAGACCGTCGCGCGCATGGGGTGGCCCTGCTCGCCGAACACGTCCCAGAAGGTCACCGGGCAGCCCTCCCAGGTGTAGGCGGGCAAGCCGAGCTTCTCGATGCGTTCGAGGATCTTCGGCTTCGCCGCGCCGGGCTGGCTGATGCCCGACAGGTCGCCCTTAATATCGGCGGCGAAGACGGGCACGCCAATGCGACTGAATTGCTCGGCAAGCACCTGGAGGGTCACCGTCTTGCCGGTGCCCGTGGCCCCGGCAATGAGGCCGTGCCGGTTGGCCATGGCGGGGAGCAGATGCACGTCCTGCGCGCCCCTGGCGATCAGCAGCGGTTCTGGCATAGGGTAACCTTTCTGATGTGACAACAGGGGATTTGTGGTCCTCACCCTCCCCCCGGCCCCCTCCTTCTCCACCGTCAGGAGGAAGGACTCCCCAACGCCGGTTGGCGGGATCTAGGGAAACCAGGTTTCCCCTATCGCTGCCGCCCGGGCCGTCTGGCAGGGCAACCGTCGAGGTTGCCCCACCGGGGGGGCCTGGTTCCCCCCTCAGCGCCACAGAGCATTCCAGAGGTCCTGCAACGTGGTCTGCACGCCAGCGATGGTCTGGCGCACGGGATCGGGCGACAGGCGGGCATCGAGGCGCGTGCGGGCGTCGTTGATCACCTCGTTGAGGAGCGAATGGGCCTCGGCGGCATGGAGCTGAGTGATCAGGTCGGCATACACCTCGATCAGTTCGAAGCGATCAGCCTTGGGAGTCTCGTTCAACAGATTGTCAAGGATTTGCCGCGTGCGGTCGCGGAACGTTTCGATGGACATAGGGCGCTTCCCCTTCGCTGCGGAGTACTTCCTTCATTATACGCCGGAGGGCGGCGAAATGTTGGGTGTCGCAGGGAATGCAGGGTGCGAGTTCCGCTCACTCCTCATCGGGCGTAGCGGCGCCGGGGGGCGGGTTGCCGGGCTGGAGCACCTCGCGCGAGCGCCCGCCCTCGGCGGGGCCGACGATGCCCTGCTGTTCGAGCAGATCGATCAACTGGGCGGCCTTGCTGTAGCCAATGCGCAGGCGGCGTTGCAGCAGCGAGGCTGAGGCGCGCCGGTGCTGGCGCACCAGGTCAATCGCCTGGGGAAGCAGGGCGTCCTGCTCGTCGGCGCTGAGGAACTCGGCGGGAGGCTTGAACGCCTCGTCGCCGCCGGGAGCGGCAGGCGCGGCGGGCGCAGCGGGGGCTGTTCCCGGCGCGGCAGGGCGCGGGCCGGGCAGCGTCCCGCTGAAGGGCGGCCCGTTGACGCCGAGACTGCCGCCGGGCTTCGTTGCATCAGTTTCGGGCGGCGTGGCCTTGCGCCAGAACTCGACGATGCGCTCCACCTCGCGGTCGGACACGAAGGTGCCCTGGATGCGCACCAGTTTGGCCGAGTCGGCGGCCATGTAGAGCATATCGCCGCGCCCGAGGAGCATATCCGCGCCGGGGCCGTCAAGGATGACCCGGCTATCCACCTGCGAGGTCACCGCGAAGGCGATGCGTGAAGGGAAATTGGCCTTGATCAGGCCGGTGATCACGTCCACCGAGGGACGCTGGGTGGCGATGATCAGGTGGATGCCGGTGGCGCGGGCCATCTGCGCCAGGCGGCAGATGTAGGTCTCGGCCTCATCGGGGGCCAGCATCATCAGGTCGGCCAGTTCGTCAATGACGATGAGAATGTAGGGCATCGGCTCCAGGTCGGAGCGTTTGCGGGCCAGTTGCTTGAAGCCCTCCAGATTGCGCACCCCGTGGCGGGCGAAGATCTTGTAGCGGCGCTCCATTTCGCGGACGGCCCACTTGAGGGTAGGCACCACCCGTTCCAGTTCCGTCACCACCGGGGCCAGCAGGTGGGGAATGTGGTTGTAGACGGTCAACTCGACCATCTTCGGGTCAACCAGGATCAGCTTCAACTCATCGGGGGTATGCTTGAGCAACAGCCCGCAGAGAAAGGCGTTGATCGCCACCGACTTGCCCGACCCGGTGGCGCCGGCCACCAGCAGGTGCGGCATGCGGGTCATATCGGCGACGACAGGATTGCCGCTGATGTCCTTGCCCAGGGGCAGCTTCAGGCGCCCGCGGCTGGTCTCGAACTCTTCGCTATCCACCACCTCGCGCAGGCGCACCACGGCAATCGAGGAGTTGGGGATCTCGATCCCCACCGCCGACTTGCCGGGAATGGGCGCCTCGATGCGAATGGAAGGGGCCGCCAGAGCCAGGGCCAGGTCCTTCTCCAGGGCGGTGATCTTGCTCACCTTTACCCCCACCGCCGGCTGCACCTCGAACTGGGTCACCGCGGGGCCGGGGTTGACATTGACCACCTGAGCCTCGACCTTGAAACTGGCGAGGGTGTCCTCAATGGTGCGCGAGAGGCGGCGGATCTCATTGTCGCCGATGCGGCTCTCGGGGACGAGCGGGTCGAGCAGGTCGAGGCCGGGCAGGGGCCAGGCGCGGTAGACCGGAGCGACATCGAAACCCTCCAGGGCCTCCTGGACGATCTCACGGGGTGGCGTGGCAACACCTGCGGGGGCGGCGGGAGGGTCGCACGCGGGAGGAGGCGGCGCGGGCGGGGGGGCCTGGGCCGCGGGAGACGGCGGCGCTTTGGCCGCTGCGGGCGCGGGCGGCTCGCCGGGGCGCTGGAAGAGGCTGGCCCGCGTGGGCCGCGCGGCGATGGGCGTAGGCACAATATCATCATCGTCGCCCTGGGGCGGCGGGGTGAAGGGCAGATCGGCGTCGGCCAGGGCGGGGCGGGGCGCGTCGCGTCCGGCGGCGGAACGGCGCGGCGCGCTCCACAGCACCTCCCAGAAGGCGCCGAGGCGGGCGTACATTCCTCCCAGCAACTCGCGCAGGGTCAGGTCAAAGGTCAGGAGCACCCCGGCCAGGCCGAGCACCAGGCTCACCAGCACCGCCGCCGGGCGCCCGATGCCGCGGTCAAGCCCCTCGACAATCCAGAAGCCGAACCAGCCTCCGCCCTCGTGGCCGCGCTCGACCAGGGCGCGGGCGTGGGCCGGAAACTCCAGCAGCGCCAGCACGGCCAGGACGATCATCCCGATGCCGGCGAAGGTGGCTCCGCTGAGTCTGGCGTCGTGGAACTGCTCCTGGATGAGAATCGCCAGCCCCAGCAGGCCCAGAGTCACCGGCACCACGATCGCCCCATTGCCGAAGGCCCGGCGCACCGTCTCGACATACAGCGCTCCCACCCCGCCCGCCACGCCGGTAACGAAAAAAATGATCGTCACCGCGGCCACGGTGATCAGCGTCAGGGCGAACAGGTCGCGCTGGTGTTCCGGTCGCAGGCTGATGAGGGGCTTCGGCGCAACCCGCGCTCCCCGGCGCCCGGTGCGCCCCTTGCCTGCCGGCGCCCGGCTGCGTGACCCCTTGTTGCTGCCCTTTGCCATGGTTTCGCTGCGCGGCCTTGCCGGGGCGAAGATCTCTCGCCCTGCCACCGGGAGGACCGGGATGTTTCTGAAAGGGCGAACCTCTCCTGGACCCTCTCCGCAGAGAACGAGGGCGTCCTGACGCTGATTATAGCACATCTGCGCGAGAGGGGGCGACCCTGAGCGCCCGCGCCCTCGCTGAGGGTGTGAGCCTCCCCCGCGACTTCACGCAAGCCTAAAAAAGTCGCCAATCCCATTGACAATTTTTGAAAAAACTCATAAAATAACCCAATGAATGGCAATTTGAGCCGAATAAAATGGTGATAATAATCAAATTGTAAAGAAGGAGGCATACCTGTAGAGGTATAGAGGCAAAGCCCAGACCGTCAAGGCGATGTGCAACGCGCCTTGCCATTCCGCTACACCTCCACACCTCCACACCTCCACACCTCCACACCTCCACACCTCCACACCTCCACACCTCCACACCTCCACACGACCCGTCGGCAGAACCGTGGAGGTGCAGAGGCCAGACCGTCAAGCTCGTTTGAAGCGCGCCTACGGATTTCTCTCGGCTGGAACAGGAGCAAGCGATGCACCGTCTTATCACGCGTGATCCGGTAAGCGGCGGCGAACTGATCGTCACGCGCCTGGAGTGCCCGCAGAGCGGGATCGTCATCGAGGGGCAGTTCGGCCTGGGGTGGATCGGCCGCCTCAGTCCGGAACAACTCGATTTCGTCGAGCGCATGGTCAAGAATCGCGGCAACATCCAGAAGCTCGCCAGCGAGCTGGACATCGCCTACAACACTGCCCGCGCCCGCCTCGACGAGATCGTCGCCGCCCTGGGCGGCGCGCCGGAAAGCGATGGGCGCGCCGATCGTCGCCAGATCCTCGACCGCCTCGCCGCCCGCGAGATCAGCGTCGAGGAGGCGATGAAGCTGTTGAAGGGCGCGTAGGGCTGAAGCATTGGCTACGCCAACGCTTCGGCCCTACGCTGGGATGGATACACCCTATGTTGACCAGTGACGAGCGTGAACGCATCCTGAAGTTGCTTGAAGCGGGCCAGATCTCGGCCGACGAGGCGGCCCAGTTGCTCGACGCCCTGGCCGGGGACGCTCGCACCGCCGGGCGCGTCCAGTCGCGCCTGGTGCGCATCCGGGTGAGCGATCTGCATACCGGTCGTCTCAAGGCCAATGTCACCGTCCCTGTAGGGCTGGTGAATGTCGGTCTGCGCCTGGGCGCGCGGCTGGCGCCGCAGTTCCACGGCTCGGCCCTCGAAGATCTCCTGCAAGCGATGCAACGCTGCGGCCCCGGGCGGCTGCTGGAGTGGCAGGATCTCGAGGAGGGCGAGCGCGTCGAGCTGCTGGTGGAGTAGAGCACTGAGGCGCTGAGGCGCTGAGGCACTGAAATCTTTTCGAGAAACGCTACAGGTGTTTCCCTCCAGAGGAGCGTATCAATGACCGAACAGCGTTTTCCCGCTGGCCCCGAACCCCGCGTGCGGATCGGCGCGGTTCAGGGCGATCTGCGGGTCGAAGCCTGGGACGAGGACGCCATCCTGGTGCGGGCCGTCGCGCCAGGGGAAGTGTATCAGGAAAACGATGAAGTGGTGATTGACCGCGCTGGCGATCTGCTGATCCGCGCCCCCGCCCGCGCCGCCATCACCCTCGATGTCTGCGACGGCGACGCAACCTTCACCGGGGTGCGGCGGGCCGTCATGACCCGCGTGCACGGCGATCTGCGCCTTACGGCGCTTCATACGGCGCAGGTGGAACAGGTGGGCGGCGACGCGCGCGTCGCCGGTCTGGGCGAACGTTTCAGCGCCGCCAGCATCGGCGGCGATCTGCGGGTGAGCGCCGCCGCTGAAGCGACGGTCGCCGTGGGCAGCGTCAGCGGCGACCTGGAGATTGACGGCGCCCTGGGCGCGCTCCAGGCGGGCCAGGTGGGCGGTGACGCCGACCTCGACGGCCCCTGCGCCCGGGTGGACCTGGGCAACATCGGCGGCGATCTGCGCCTGGTCCAGGTCAATGCACTGCGAGCCGGTTCGGTGGGCGGCGATCTGGAGATCGAACGGGCTCGCGGCCAGGTCGAGATCGGCAACGTCGGCGGCGACGCCGACCTGGCCTCCCTCGAAGGCACGCTGACTCTCGCCAATGTCGGCGGCGATCTCTCCCTGCGCGCCAGCTTCGCTCCGACCAACCGCACCCGCACCCTCGTGGGCGGCGACGCCCGGGTGACCCTGCTCGGCGAGCCGGACCTTACCCTGACCGCCGTGGTGGGGGGCGACATTCGCGGAGTCGCGGTGGGCGAAGGGGATGGGCGCAAGCGCCTCAATCTACGCTACGGCGCCGGGGCCGCCAGCCTCGATCTCACCGTCAGCGGCGATCTGCGTATTGACGCCTCTCGACCCGCCAGCCGCAGCGCGCGCGTCGAGGCCGGCGTTGGCGCAGAGTTTGAACGCGACTGGGCCGCGCTCGGACGCGAGCTGGGCGAACTGGGCCGCGAACTGGGGCGCATCGGCGGCCAGATCGGGGCCGAGATCGCCGCCGCCCTCTCCCGCGAAGGGGCGATTGGCGGCGCGTCCTGGGCCGAGGATCTCGCGCGCGAGGTTGAAGCTAAAGCCCGTGAGTTGCAGCGGCGGGCCGAGCAACACGCCCGCGTCATGGAAGAACGCGCCCGGCGCGCCGAGGAAAAGGCCCGCGTGCGGGTCAAAATCAACGAGCGTGAGTGGCAATTCGATCCTCAGCGCCTTGAGCGCATTAAGGAACAGGCCCGCCGCGCCGCCGCCGAAGGGCTGGCCGGGGCTCTCGAAGCAGTCGAGCGCGCCCTCAGCCGTATGCGCGTGCCGCCCGACGCTCCTCCGCCCCCGCCCGGCGCCCCGCCTCCGCCTGGCGCGCCTCCGCCCCCGCCCCCGCCCGCCACGGGTCAGACAATTCGCATCGAGACGCCGCCGGCGCCTCCCGGGCCCGACAACATCGAGCGCGAGCGCGAAGCCATTTTGCGCATGGTTGCCGAGGGCCGGATCTCGCCCGAGGAGGGCGACCTGTTGCTGGAAGCCCTTGGATGAGCGTCGGGGCGTCGGAGAACCTCGGCGTCTCGGCACTGATGTGATCGCTTCCGAGAAAGCCCCGAACTCCAGATATGGCGTTCGTTGTGGCGGTGTAGCCGCTACGGCGAACGCCATGTCGCCATCGGGGACGGCCCGGCTGCCATCGAACCCTTTCCCTGAAGCGAATGTCGCGCCGCTCTTCACCTCACAGGGTTTTCCAGAAGACCGCCGCCATTACCGCGCGCCCCAGACTGGTGAGGGCGAAGAGACAGGCCAGGCCGGCCAGGGTGATCGGCCCAAGGCTGAAGTGGGCATCGGCGAGCAGCGTGGCCAGCGCGCCGCCAAGCAACCCGGCCACCAGCGTTCCCAGGCCGGTCGCGGCGCTAT
Coding sequences:
- a CDS encoding DUF853 domain-containing protein, translated to MPEPLLIARGAQDVHLLPAMANRHGLIAGATGTGKTVTLQVLAEQFSRIGVPVFAADIKGDLSGISQPGAAKPKILERIEKLGLPAYTWEGCPVTFWDVFGEQGHPMRATVSEMGPLLLGRLLNLNETQAGVLTLLFRIADDHGMLLLDLKDLRAMAQFVGENAREFTTTYGNISAASVGAIQRNLLALEEQGAAAFFGEPAVSLDDLLQTDAQGRGVVNILAADKLIHAPRLYATFLLWLLSELFEQLPEVGDPEKPKLVFFFDEAHLLFNDAPAALREKIEQVVRLVRSKGVGIYFVTQSPGDIPESVLGQLGNKVQHALRAFTPNDQKVIKATARSFRQNPDLDLETVLTELGVGEALISFLNEKGQPEVVQRAMVVPPRSQIGPITPEQRQALMRTSLVAGAYDTAVDRESAYENLKARAEQAAAAAEAEAARKQAEKEAEEARKLAEKEAKEAERAAREAAKEAERQQRELERQQREQQRQLEQMARGAFKFLTSRSGQSLVRGILGNLTTKK
- a CDS encoding DNA translocase FtsK; the protein is MAKGSNKGSRSRAPAGKGRTGRRGARVAPKPLISLRPEHQRDLFALTLITVAAVTIIFFVTGVAGGVGALYVETVRRAFGNGAIVVPVTLGLLGLAILIQEQFHDARLSGATFAGIGMIVLAVLALLEFPAHARALVERGHEGGGWFGFWIVEGLDRGIGRPAAVLVSLVLGLAGVLLTFDLTLRELLGGMYARLGAFWEVLWSAPRRSAAGRDAPRPALADADLPFTPPPQGDDDDIVPTPIAARPTRASLFQRPGEPPAPAAAKAPPSPAAQAPPPAPPPPACDPPAAPAGVATPPREIVQEALEGFDVAPVYRAWPLPGLDLLDPLVPESRIGDNEIRRLSRTIEDTLASFKVEAQVVNVNPGPAVTQFEVQPAVGVKVSKITALEKDLALALAAPSIRIEAPIPGKSAVGIEIPNSSIAVVRLREVVDSEEFETSRGRLKLPLGKDISGNPVVADMTRMPHLLVAGATGSGKSVAINAFLCGLLLKHTPDELKLILVDPKMVELTVYNHIPHLLAPVVTELERVVPTLKWAVREMERRYKIFARHGVRNLEGFKQLARKRSDLEPMPYILIVIDELADLMMLAPDEAETYICRLAQMARATGIHLIIATQRPSVDVITGLIKANFPSRIAFAVTSQVDSRVILDGPGADMLLGRGDMLYMAADSAKLVRIQGTFVSDREVERIVEFWRKATPPETDATKPGGSLGVNGPPFSGTLPGPRPAAPGTAPAAPAAPAAPGGDEAFKPPAEFLSADEQDALLPQAIDLVRQHRRASASLLQRRLRIGYSKAAQLIDLLEQQGIVGPAEGGRSREVLQPGNPPPGAATPDEE
- a CDS encoding DUF2089 domain-containing protein, with amino-acid sequence MHRLITRDPVSGGELIVTRLECPQSGIVIEGQFGLGWIGRLSPEQLDFVERMVKNRGNIQKLASELDIAYNTARARLDEIVAALGGAPESDGRADRRQILDRLAAREISVEEAMKLLKGA